In Lotus japonicus ecotype B-129 chromosome 5, LjGifu_v1.2, one genomic interval encodes:
- the LOC130720309 gene encoding phytolongin Phyl2.2-like → MAYPKKGSNDPNMEALASECLPLTPPTHSLFSHTVNNRTYTFLIDPPFIYFAIFDHRHTKSQTLTFLNRIRSSLKETLDSVNDSTAPPPLSLQTPFDLILQEILHLDDGNRSSPAVVGISHDEGLKKKMVVDSATVIANRTSAKGLAAAAAMVDVNDDLVSMTAVAFVKTLTQKPF, encoded by the coding sequence atggcttatccaaaaaaagGTTCAAACGACCCTAACATGGAAGCATTAGCCTCTGAATGCTTGCCTTTAACCCCACCAACCCACTCCCTCTTCTCCCACACCGTCAACAACCGCACCTACACCTTCCTCATCGACCCTCCCTTCATCTACTTCGCCATCTTCGACCACCGCCACACCAAATCCCAAACCCTCACCTTCCTCAACCGCATCAGATCCTCCCTAAAGGAAACCCTCGATTCCGTCAATGATTCCACCGCGCCGCCGCCGCTATCGCTCCAGACGCCGTTCGATTTGATTCTCCAGGAGATTCTTCATCTCGATGACGGGAACAGGTCGTCGCCGGCTGTTGTTGGGATCTCGCACGACGaggggttgaagaagaagatggttgTGGATTCCGCCACCGTCATTGCCAATAGGACGAGCGCCAAGGGTCTTGCTGCCGCCGCGGCGATGGTTGATGTCAACGATGACCTTGTTTCGATGACGGCGGTGGCGTTCGTCAAAACGCTAACCCAGAAGCCATTTTGA